A window from Cryobacterium sp. PAMC25264 encodes these proteins:
- the nrdR gene encoding transcriptional regulator NrdR: MYCPFCRHPDSRVIDSRTSDDGLSIRRRRQCPECGRRFSTTETASLNIIKRSGVVEPFSREKIVSGVRKACQGRPVTDSDLAMLAQKVEETIRQTGASQIEANDIGLAILAPLRELDEVAYLRFASVYQAFDSLDDFETAIGQLRTEHAQADAQAEDLDAGAGAES, encoded by the coding sequence ATGTATTGCCCGTTCTGTCGCCACCCTGATTCCCGTGTCATCGACTCGCGCACCAGCGACGACGGGCTCTCGATCCGTCGTCGTCGGCAGTGCCCGGAGTGCGGCCGCCGGTTCAGCACCACCGAGACCGCCAGCCTGAACATCATCAAGCGCAGCGGCGTCGTGGAGCCGTTCAGCCGCGAGAAGATCGTCTCGGGCGTGCGCAAGGCCTGCCAGGGCCGCCCGGTCACCGATTCCGACCTGGCGATGCTGGCCCAGAAGGTCGAAGAGACCATCCGCCAGACCGGCGCGTCCCAGATCGAGGCCAACGACATCGGCCTGGCCATCCTGGCCCCGCTCCGCGAGCTCGATGAGGTCGCGTATCTGCGCTTCGCCAGCGTCTATCAGGCGTTCGATTCCCTGGATGACTTCGAGACCGCCATCGGCCAGCTGCGCACCGAACACGCCCAGGCGGATGCCCAGGCCGAGGACCTGGACGCCGGCGCCGGGGCCGAGAGCTGA
- a CDS encoding quinone-dependent dihydroorotate dehydrogenase — MYPTVFKHVLTRIDPEQAHHLAFEVIRWIPRLGLGPLVHRVTRPRTDIGVTALGLHFDSPFGVAAGFDKDGQAVIGLGRLGFGHVEVGTLTAVAQPGNPKPRLFRLIPDRAVINRMGFNNGGAASAVERLTRVRASRNRPVLGINIGKSRVTAVDDATADYLVSTRLLAPIADYLVVNVSSPNTPGLRGLQELDQLAPLLSAVRDEAGGTPLLVKIAPDLTDDEVTRIAGLTVELGLDGIIATNTTISRDNLTTDAAVVAAAGAGGLSGAPLDARSLAVLRLIRATVPADLCVISVGGVETAEQVAERLAAGATLVQGYTGFLYRGPLWARQINRGLDRLLARR, encoded by the coding sequence GTGTACCCCACTGTCTTCAAGCACGTTCTCACCCGCATCGATCCCGAACAGGCCCACCACCTGGCCTTCGAGGTCATCCGTTGGATTCCCCGCCTGGGCCTCGGCCCGCTCGTACACAGGGTCACCCGCCCGCGCACCGACATCGGCGTGACCGCCCTCGGACTGCACTTCGACTCGCCGTTCGGCGTCGCCGCCGGGTTCGACAAAGACGGCCAGGCCGTCATCGGGCTCGGCCGGTTGGGCTTCGGCCACGTGGAGGTGGGCACCCTCACCGCCGTCGCGCAGCCGGGCAACCCCAAGCCGCGCCTGTTCCGCCTGATTCCCGACCGCGCCGTGATCAACCGGATGGGATTCAACAACGGCGGCGCCGCCTCGGCCGTTGAGCGCCTGACGCGAGTGCGCGCCAGCCGGAACCGCCCGGTCCTCGGCATCAACATCGGCAAGAGCCGGGTCACCGCGGTCGACGACGCCACGGCCGACTACCTGGTCAGCACGCGCCTGCTGGCGCCCATTGCCGACTACCTCGTGGTCAACGTGAGTTCGCCCAACACCCCCGGGCTGCGCGGACTCCAGGAACTCGACCAGCTCGCCCCGCTGCTGAGCGCCGTGCGAGACGAGGCCGGGGGCACCCCGCTCCTGGTGAAGATCGCGCCGGACCTCACCGACGACGAGGTCACCCGCATCGCGGGCCTGACGGTCGAACTCGGCCTGGACGGCATCATCGCCACCAACACCACCATCAGCCGCGACAACCTCACGACGGATGCCGCCGTCGTGGCCGCTGCCGGCGCTGGCGGGCTCTCCGGTGCGCCGCTGGACGCCAGGTCCCTTGCCGTGCTGCGACTCATCCGCGCCACCGTCCCGGCCGACCTGTGCGTCATCTCGGTGGGCGGCGTTGAGACGGCCGAGCAGGTCGCCGAGCGTCTCGCCGCCGGTGCCACCCTCGTACAGGGCTATACGGGGTTCCTCTACCGGGGTCCGCTCTGGGCCCGTCAGATCAACCGCGGACTCGACCGGCTGCTCGCCAGGCGCTGA
- a CDS encoding 1-acyl-sn-glycerol-3-phosphate acyltransferase, which yields MRTRTREPIYSTAVSAGRGIFGLFRLRPSVAGLTHLPDAGGAVIAITHFGYADFALVEWMTWRKNRRHIRFMAKKGAFDKPIVGWLLRGMRHINVDMTAGAQAYADAVRALSAGELVGVFPEGGVNASFTVRELKTGAARMAQEARVPIIPVAVWGGHRLLTKNHKPSLGEAYRTPVSFAIGAPMHVGADEDPQQVTERLHTTLQTLVDGAQARYPEPGSGRWWQPAHLGGTAPTPAEAAATEAERQRRKAAAREAQAAL from the coding sequence ATGAGAACGCGCACCAGGGAACCGATCTACAGCACGGCCGTGTCGGCCGGCCGAGGCATCTTCGGACTCTTCCGGCTGCGGCCCTCCGTCGCCGGCCTCACCCACCTGCCGGATGCCGGCGGAGCGGTGATCGCCATCACCCACTTCGGCTACGCCGATTTCGCCCTCGTCGAATGGATGACGTGGCGCAAGAACCGCCGGCACATCCGCTTCATGGCCAAGAAGGGCGCCTTCGACAAGCCCATTGTGGGCTGGCTGCTCCGGGGCATGCGGCACATCAACGTGGACATGACCGCCGGCGCGCAGGCCTATGCCGACGCGGTGCGTGCGTTGAGCGCCGGGGAGCTGGTCGGGGTGTTCCCCGAGGGCGGCGTGAACGCGTCGTTCACCGTGCGGGAGCTCAAGACCGGAGCCGCACGCATGGCCCAGGAAGCCAGGGTCCCCATCATCCCTGTGGCCGTCTGGGGTGGCCACCGGCTGCTCACCAAGAACCACAAGCCCTCGCTCGGCGAGGCCTATCGCACCCCCGTGAGCTTCGCCATCGGCGCACCCATGCACGTGGGCGCCGACGAGGACCCGCAGCAGGTCACCGAGAGGCTGCACACCACACTGCAGACCCTGGTCGACGGCGCCCAGGCCCGGTACCCGGAGCCCGGATCCGGGCGATGGTGGCAGCCCGCCCACCTGGGCGGCACCGCTCCGACGCCGGCCGAAGCTGCCGCGACGGAAGCAGAACGCCAGCGCCGCAAGGCCGCGGCGCGCGAGGCTCAGGCCGCGCTCTGA
- a CDS encoding flavin reductase family protein, with amino-acid sequence MNEGTIRSTALPRARALDTDPHAPGDLAAFKNAFRRHAAGVSVVTALDAEGSPVGFTATSLASLSAVPPLATFNMARSASSWPAVSETERVVIHLLGLRNRTLAERLAGPQAERFVGDHWRVGPHGLPVLNDVTSWMVGRIVERVTVHNAAVIVVQIEGGGLGDDDDALVYHERRYRALGETL; translated from the coding sequence ATGAACGAAGGCACCATCCGGTCGACCGCTCTCCCCCGGGCGAGAGCTCTCGACACCGATCCCCACGCCCCCGGCGATCTGGCCGCGTTCAAGAACGCGTTCCGCCGGCATGCCGCCGGGGTGTCCGTCGTGACCGCCCTGGACGCCGAGGGCTCCCCTGTCGGTTTCACGGCGACATCGCTCGCCTCGCTGTCGGCTGTGCCGCCCCTGGCCACTTTCAACATGGCCAGATCCGCGAGTTCCTGGCCGGCCGTCTCCGAGACCGAGCGGGTCGTCATCCATCTGCTCGGACTGCGGAATCGCACGCTGGCCGAACGTCTCGCCGGGCCCCAGGCCGAGCGGTTCGTCGGTGACCACTGGCGTGTGGGCCCGCACGGGCTCCCGGTGCTCAACGACGTGACGTCGTGGATGGTCGGCCGGATCGTCGAGCGGGTCACCGTACACAATGCGGCCGTGATCGTGGTGCAGATCGAGGGCGGCGGGCTCGGCGACGACGACGACGCTCTGGTGTACCACGAGCGCCGCTACCGCGCGCTGGGCGAAACGCTCTAG
- the hisD gene encoding histidinol dehydrogenase, which yields MIQTIDLRGTRPAPADLLAAVPRALTSVTVASDVAAELIDDVRARGEVALLDQAERLDRVRPEFVRVPAAHVEEALAALDPAVRTAIEETIRRVRLASLAQVPPQVTTTIADGAEIVQRWRPVQRVGLYVPGGKAVYPSSVVMNVVPAQVAGVGSIALASPPQSHFGGRVHPTILAVAGLLDVDEIYAMGGAGAVGAFAYGVPGLGLDPVQLVTGPGNVYVAAAKRLVRGVTGIDSEAGPTDILVIADAAADPAFVAADLVSQAEHDELAAAVLVTDSAELAAAVEDLLGDLAGTTTHAERVTASLSGTQSAIVLVDDLDQAAAFSNAFGPEHLEIQTVDPDAVLTRIDNAGAIFLGPYAPVSLGDYAAGSNHVLPTGGQARFSSALGAYTFLRPQQVVRYSREGLAGVADHILALSSAEALPAHGDAVTARFAGDVAR from the coding sequence ATGATTCAGACGATTGACCTCCGAGGAACGCGGCCTGCTCCGGCCGACCTGCTGGCCGCTGTACCCCGGGCTCTGACGAGCGTCACGGTCGCCAGCGACGTCGCCGCGGAGCTGATCGACGACGTGCGCGCGCGCGGAGAAGTCGCCTTGCTCGACCAGGCCGAGCGCCTCGATCGGGTGCGCCCCGAGTTCGTGCGGGTGCCCGCCGCCCACGTCGAGGAGGCCCTTGCGGCCCTCGACCCCGCGGTGCGCACCGCCATCGAAGAGACCATCCGCCGGGTGCGCCTGGCCAGCCTGGCCCAGGTGCCGCCGCAGGTCACGACGACCATCGCCGACGGCGCCGAGATCGTGCAGCGCTGGCGGCCCGTGCAGCGCGTCGGGCTCTATGTGCCCGGCGGCAAGGCCGTCTATCCGTCCAGCGTGGTGATGAACGTGGTGCCGGCTCAGGTCGCCGGCGTCGGCTCCATCGCGCTCGCGTCTCCGCCGCAGAGCCACTTCGGCGGCCGTGTGCACCCCACGATCCTGGCCGTCGCCGGCCTGCTCGACGTCGACGAGATCTACGCCATGGGCGGCGCCGGCGCCGTCGGGGCCTTCGCCTACGGGGTTCCGGGGCTGGGCCTCGACCCCGTGCAGCTGGTCACCGGGCCTGGCAACGTCTACGTTGCGGCCGCCAAACGCCTCGTGCGCGGTGTGACGGGCATCGACTCCGAAGCCGGCCCAACCGACATCCTGGTGATCGCGGATGCCGCCGCCGACCCCGCCTTCGTCGCCGCCGACCTGGTCAGCCAGGCCGAGCACGACGAGCTCGCGGCCGCCGTTCTCGTCACAGACTCCGCCGAGCTTGCCGCCGCCGTCGAGGACCTGCTCGGCGACCTGGCCGGAACGACCACCCACGCCGAGCGTGTCACGGCGTCGCTGAGCGGCACGCAGTCGGCGATCGTCCTCGTCGACGATCTCGACCAGGCCGCCGCGTTCAGCAACGCCTTCGGCCCGGAGCACCTCGAGATCCAGACCGTCGACCCCGACGCCGTCCTGACCCGGATCGACAACGCCGGAGCCATCTTCCTCGGCCCGTACGCGCCGGTCAGCCTCGGCGACTACGCCGCGGGCTCCAACCACGTGCTGCCCACCGGGGGACAGGCGCGATTCTCGTCGGCCCTTGGCGCCTACACGTTCCTGCGCCCGCAGCAGGTGGTACGGTACAGCCGTGAGGGTCTGGCCGGCGTGGCTGACCACATCCTGGCGCTGTCGTCGGCCGAGGCGCTGCCGGCGCACGGCGACGCCGTCACGGCGCGCTTCGCGGGGGATGTGGCGCGGTAG